The following coding sequences lie in one Candidatus Schekmanbacteria bacterium genomic window:
- a CDS encoding phosphatase PAP2 family protein, whose product MIEYFINLDADILRFINVIIKNSLLDYSMPVITYAGSFYLVILGGILCFFMVRRDKIYNISSFIIVMLTARYSYRFLKVFFARQRPMYSYDWVNIIGFPLQSYSFPSGHSTIAFTWAVFMALKYPKGRVYFLSAAFLVALSRVYMGVHYPSDVLAGAILGSFIALFCNYILEKIKESAVKRWSI is encoded by the coding sequence ATGATTGAATATTTTATAAATTTGGACGCTGACATTTTAAGATTCATAAATGTCATAATAAAAAACTCTCTTCTCGACTATTCAATGCCTGTCATTACTTATGCCGGAAGTTTTTACCTTGTTATTCTTGGCGGCATTTTATGTTTCTTTATGGTGAGAAGGGATAAAATATATAATATATCATCTTTTATCATTGTGATGTTGACAGCCCGCTATTCGTATCGTTTCTTGAAAGTTTTTTTTGCCCGACAAAGACCAATGTATTCTTATGATTGGGTGAATATAATAGGATTCCCGCTTCAAAGTTATTCTTTCCCATCAGGACACAGCACAATTGCCTTCACATGGGCCGTTTTTATGGCTTTGAAGTATCCGAAAGGGCGTGTTTATTTTTTGTCTGCCGCATTTCTTGTTGCTCTTTCAAGGGTCTATATGGGAGTCCATTATCCCTCTGATGTTTTAGCAGGAGCAATATTGGGAAGTTTTATTGCTCTTTTTTGCAATTATATCCTTGAAAAAATAAAGGAGAGTGCTGTCAAACGTTGGAGTATATAA